One Brassica napus cultivar Da-Ae chromosome A5, Da-Ae, whole genome shotgun sequence DNA window includes the following coding sequences:
- the LOC125609444 gene encoding tropinone reductase homolog At2g30670-like isoform X1 → MDKRWSLQGMAALVTGGASGIGHAIVDELAGFGARIHVCDISEILLNQSLNEWEKKGFQVSGSICDVSSRPARETLMQTVSMMFDGKLNILVNNVGGLRTKPTTEYLADDFSFHISTNLESAYHLSQLSHPLLKASGFGSIVFISSVGGVVSMEGGSIYCLTKGAINQLARNLACEWARDNIRANAVAPNFIQTAMAQPLLGNAGYKKSLFNRTPLGRAGEPKEVASLVAFLCLPAASYITGQTICVDGGLTVNGLSYQQQA, encoded by the exons ATGGATAAAAGATGGAGTCTTCAAGGGATGGCTGCTCTTGTAACAGGTGGAGCCAGCGGAATTGG GCATGCCATAGTAGATGAGCTAGCCGGTTTTGGAGCTAGAATCCATGTATGCGACATATCTGAAATACTGCTAAATCAAAGTTTAAATGAATGGGAAAAGAAAGGGTTTCAAGTTAGTGGCTCAATCTGTGATGTATCCTCACGTCCCGCTAGAGAAACACTTATGCAGACCGTCTCAATGATGTTCGATGGCAAGCTCAACATTCTT GTGAACAACGTTGGCGGACTTCGCACAAAGCCAACAACAGAATATCTGGCTGACGATTTCTCGTTCCATATTTCAACAAACTTAGAATCTGCTTATCATCTTAGCCAACTTTCACATCCTCTCCTAAAAGCTTCTGGATTTGGAAGCATTGTCTTTATTTCGTCTGTTGGAGGAGTTGTATCGATGGAAGGTGGCTCTATCTACTGTTTAACCAAAG GAGCTATAAATCAACTAGCACGAAATTTGGCGTGTGAATGGGCACGTGACAACATAAGAGCCAACGCTGTTGCTCCTAATTTTATCCAGACTGCTATGGCTCAACCT ctcCTCGGAAATGCCGGCTACAAGAAGAGTTTGTTTAATAGAACTCCACTAGGTCGCGCTGGAGAGCCAAAAGAGGTTGCATCCCTTGTGGCTTTTCTGTGTCTACCCGCAGCTTCATATATTACTGGTCAAACCATTTGTGTTGATGGAGGTCTCACTGTGAATGGTTTGTCCTACCAACAACAGGCTTGA
- the LOC111198001 gene encoding probable 3-hydroxyisobutyryl-CoA hydrolase 3 isoform X1: MEDKYTVRILTLNRPNQMNALSWNMITRLLQLFLAYKDDPRVKLVILKGQGKAFCAGGDVRPVICDIVQGKWRLGADFLSDQYTLNYVMATYSKIQISIMNGIVMGGGAGVSIHGRFRIATEKTVFAMPETELGLFPDVGASYFLSRLPGFFGEYVGLTGARLDGAEMLACGLATHFVPSTRLTALEADLCRVVSNDPDTFSSKILNAYTQHPHLKQHSAYHRLDVIDKCFSRRTVEEIISALEREAIQEPDEWISATLRALKKASPASLKISLRSVSSSKCVTCSNGIELTSCIKFQIREGRFQEVGQCLIREYRMVCHVLKGELSKDLVEGVRAVVIDKDRKPKWEPQRLEQVTDNMVDQYFKRMDEEEGWEDLKLPPRINLSSSIIAKL; this comes from the exons ATGGAAGATAAATATACTGTTAGAATCTTGACACTAAACAGACCAAACCAGATGAATGCTCTGTCTTGGAACATG ATCACTCGGTTGCTGCAACTGTTCCTCGCATATAAGGATGACCCCAGAGTGAAACTAGTCATCCTAAAG GGTCAGGGAAAAGCATTTTGTGCTGGTGGCGATGTTCGACCTGTTATTTGTGACATCGTACAAG GCAAATGGAGACTCGGTGCTGATTTCTTATCAGATCAATACACGCTCAACTATGTCATGGCCACATATAGCAAAATTCAG ATTTCAATTATGAATGGTATTGTCATGGGAGGCGGAGCTGGTGTCTCCATCCATGGTCGATTTCGTATTGCAACTGAGAAGACG GTTTTTGCCATGCCTGAGACAGAACTGGGGCTCTTTCCAGATGTAGGTGCCTCATACTTCTTGTCAAGGCTCCCTGGCTTTTTTG GAGAGTATGTTGGCCTCACAGGAGCTAGGTTAGATGGCGCCGAAATGCTTGCTTGTGGTCTTGCAACTCATTTTGTGCCTTCGACG AGGTTGACTGCACTAGAAGCAGATCTTTGCAGAGTTGTTTCAAATGATCCAGATACCTTTTCCTCAAAAATTCTCAATGCATACACTCAGCATCCCCACCTGAAACAGCATAGTGCTTACCACAG GTTAGATGTTATTGATAAGTGCTTCTCGAGAAGAACGGTGGAAGAGATAATATCTGCACTT GAGAGAGAGGCCATTCAGGAGCCAGATGAATGGATCTCAGCTACACTTCGAGCTTTGAAGAAGGCTTCACCAGCAAGCCTTAAAATCTCTCTTAGATCGGTTAGTTCCTCAAAATGTGTCACGTGTAGTAATGGGATAGAACTGACGTCCTGTATAAAATTTCAGATAAGAGAAGGACGGTTTCAGGAGGTGGGGCAGTGTCTTATCCGTGAGTATAGAATGGTGTGTCATGTGTTGAAGGGCGAACTAAGCAAAGATTTGGTGGAG GGTGTCAGAGCCGTAGTGATAGACAAAGATAGGAAACCAAAG TGGGAGCCACAGCGACTGGAGCAGGTGACGGATAACATGGTAGACCAGTACTTCAAGAGAATGGATGAAGAGGAGGGATGGGAGGATCTAAAGCTTCCACCAAGGATTAACTTGTCTTCTTCAATAATCGCAAAGCTGTGA
- the LOC125609444 gene encoding tropinone reductase homolog At2g30670-like isoform X2: protein MESSRDGCSCNRWSQRNWVRVSPLLFCDCFRHAIVDELAGFGARIHVCDISEILLNQSLNEWEKKGFQVSGSICDVSSRPARETLMQTVSMMFDGKLNILVNNVGGLRTKPTTEYLADDFSFHISTNLESAYHLSQLSHPLLKASGFGSIVFISSVGGVVSMEGGSIYCLTKGAINQLARNLACEWARDNIRANAVAPNFIQTAMAQPLLGNAGYKKSLFNRTPLGRAGEPKEVASLVAFLCLPAASYITGQTICVDGGLTVNGLSYQQQA from the exons ATGGAGTCTTCAAGGGATGGCTGCTCTTGTAACAGGTGGAGCCAGCGGAATTGGGTTCGTGTTTCTCCTTTACTCTTCTG tgattgttTTAGGCATGCCATAGTAGATGAGCTAGCCGGTTTTGGAGCTAGAATCCATGTATGCGACATATCTGAAATACTGCTAAATCAAAGTTTAAATGAATGGGAAAAGAAAGGGTTTCAAGTTAGTGGCTCAATCTGTGATGTATCCTCACGTCCCGCTAGAGAAACACTTATGCAGACCGTCTCAATGATGTTCGATGGCAAGCTCAACATTCTT GTGAACAACGTTGGCGGACTTCGCACAAAGCCAACAACAGAATATCTGGCTGACGATTTCTCGTTCCATATTTCAACAAACTTAGAATCTGCTTATCATCTTAGCCAACTTTCACATCCTCTCCTAAAAGCTTCTGGATTTGGAAGCATTGTCTTTATTTCGTCTGTTGGAGGAGTTGTATCGATGGAAGGTGGCTCTATCTACTGTTTAACCAAAG GAGCTATAAATCAACTAGCACGAAATTTGGCGTGTGAATGGGCACGTGACAACATAAGAGCCAACGCTGTTGCTCCTAATTTTATCCAGACTGCTATGGCTCAACCT ctcCTCGGAAATGCCGGCTACAAGAAGAGTTTGTTTAATAGAACTCCACTAGGTCGCGCTGGAGAGCCAAAAGAGGTTGCATCCCTTGTGGCTTTTCTGTGTCTACCCGCAGCTTCATATATTACTGGTCAAACCATTTGTGTTGATGGAGGTCTCACTGTGAATGGTTTGTCCTACCAACAACAGGCTTGA
- the LOC111198001 gene encoding probable 3-hydroxyisobutyryl-CoA hydrolase 3 isoform X2, whose protein sequence is MEDKYTVRILTLNRPNQMNALSWNMITRLLQLFLAYKDDPRVKLVILKGQGKAFCAGGDVRPVICDIVQGKWRLGADFLSDQYTLNYVMATYSKIQISIMNGIVMGGGAGVSIHGRFRIATEKTVFAMPETELGLFPDVGASYFLSRLPGFFGEYVGLTGARLDGAEMLACGLATHFVPSTRLTALEADLCRVVSNDPDTFSSKILNAYTQHPHLKQHSAYHRLDVIDKCFSRRTVEEIISALEREAIQEPDEWISATLRALKKASPASLKISLRSIREGRFQEVGQCLIREYRMVCHVLKGELSKDLVEGVRAVVIDKDRKPKWEPQRLEQVTDNMVDQYFKRMDEEEGWEDLKLPPRINLSSSIIAKL, encoded by the exons ATGGAAGATAAATATACTGTTAGAATCTTGACACTAAACAGACCAAACCAGATGAATGCTCTGTCTTGGAACATG ATCACTCGGTTGCTGCAACTGTTCCTCGCATATAAGGATGACCCCAGAGTGAAACTAGTCATCCTAAAG GGTCAGGGAAAAGCATTTTGTGCTGGTGGCGATGTTCGACCTGTTATTTGTGACATCGTACAAG GCAAATGGAGACTCGGTGCTGATTTCTTATCAGATCAATACACGCTCAACTATGTCATGGCCACATATAGCAAAATTCAG ATTTCAATTATGAATGGTATTGTCATGGGAGGCGGAGCTGGTGTCTCCATCCATGGTCGATTTCGTATTGCAACTGAGAAGACG GTTTTTGCCATGCCTGAGACAGAACTGGGGCTCTTTCCAGATGTAGGTGCCTCATACTTCTTGTCAAGGCTCCCTGGCTTTTTTG GAGAGTATGTTGGCCTCACAGGAGCTAGGTTAGATGGCGCCGAAATGCTTGCTTGTGGTCTTGCAACTCATTTTGTGCCTTCGACG AGGTTGACTGCACTAGAAGCAGATCTTTGCAGAGTTGTTTCAAATGATCCAGATACCTTTTCCTCAAAAATTCTCAATGCATACACTCAGCATCCCCACCTGAAACAGCATAGTGCTTACCACAG GTTAGATGTTATTGATAAGTGCTTCTCGAGAAGAACGGTGGAAGAGATAATATCTGCACTT GAGAGAGAGGCCATTCAGGAGCCAGATGAATGGATCTCAGCTACACTTCGAGCTTTGAAGAAGGCTTCACCAGCAAGCCTTAAAATCTCTCTTAGATCG ATAAGAGAAGGACGGTTTCAGGAGGTGGGGCAGTGTCTTATCCGTGAGTATAGAATGGTGTGTCATGTGTTGAAGGGCGAACTAAGCAAAGATTTGGTGGAG GGTGTCAGAGCCGTAGTGATAGACAAAGATAGGAAACCAAAG TGGGAGCCACAGCGACTGGAGCAGGTGACGGATAACATGGTAGACCAGTACTTCAAGAGAATGGATGAAGAGGAGGGATGGGAGGATCTAAAGCTTCCACCAAGGATTAACTTGTCTTCTTCAATAATCGCAAAGCTGTGA
- the LOC125609443 gene encoding splicing factor YJU2-like → MGERKVPNKYIPPDFDPKKIPRLRKPNNQQKKIRFMLPVRIRCNTCGNYMSEGTKFNCREEEVINETYLGIKLHRFYIKCTNCSAEVTIKTDSKNSGYTVESGAVGVYNGLEEEEKHEVAENALESLEKRTMVSKREIEVMAALDEMKSMKSRRASVSLESLLEALNRRKKQEEENVEEELLIKSIKFGKRTRIDEEKNYEVFDKEKKKPNRRVNGTYPIQISSVRIVSKKTAKLTRGLESLCHNYGSDSDEEK, encoded by the coding sequence ATGGGAGAACGCAAAGTCCCAAACAAGTATATTCCGCCAGATTTTGATCCGAAGAAAATACCCCGTCTCCGTAAACCGAACAACCAGCAAAAGAAGATTCGATTTATGCTACCGGTTCGTATTCGTTGTAACACATGTGGTAATTACATGTCGGAAGGCACTAAATTCAATTGCCGTGAAGAAGAAGTCATCAACGAGACGTACCTAGGGATTAAACTCCACAGGTTTTACATCAAGTGCACCAACTGCTCGGCAGAGGTGACAATTAAAACCGATTCAAAGAACTCGGGTTATACTGTCGAATCAGGTGCAGTTGGAGTTTATAATGGACTCGAGGAAGAGGAAAAGCATGAGGTAGCTGAAAACGCCTTGGAGTCGTTAGAGAAGAGAACTATGgtatctaaaagagagattGAAGTTATGGCTGCGCTTGATGAGATGAAGTCTATGAAGTCTAGACGAGCCTCGGTGAGCTTAGAATCACTGCTTGAGGCTTtgaatagaagaaaaaaacaagaagaagagaacgTGGAGGAAGAATTGCTCATTAAGTCTATAAAATTTGGTAAGCGGACAAGGATTGATGAAGAGAAAAATTATGAGGTGTTTgataaggagaagaagaagcctaATAGACGTGTTAACGGTACATATCCCATTCAAATCTCTTCTGTTCGCATAGTCTCCAAGAAGACTGCAAAGCTAACAAGGGGGCTCGAATCTCTATGTCACAACTACGGCTCAGACAGCGATGAGGAGAAGTAA